From a single bacterium genomic region:
- a CDS encoding uroporphyrinogen decarboxylase family protein: MTATPRDIVAACLNFQYPARLPRDLWLLPWAEQRHPAAVAELIQRFPADLTTTQYFYPPSPRVQGDPYRAGRYIDEWGCIFISIQDGQVGEARTPLLADLADWRKVRPPWEQLPLSAHDRAAARSVISRFYESTDLYVLANICPRPWERYQFIRGSENAYYDLADPDGGLRDLLGVIHEFNLRELEFWAASEVDGIRFMDDWGSQDRLLIRPALWRALFKPLYRDYCDLIHAGGKKVFMHSDGFIEEILPDLIEIGVDALNCQLFILDLDRLAQTAKGRITFWGEIDRQHVLTAEDPEAGRAAVRRIAEKLYDPAGGLIAQFEFGLGTQPATAIAVFEEWQRWDETHRIHPSIHSAR; encoded by the coding sequence ATGACAGCCACCCCTCGGGACATCGTCGCCGCTTGTCTGAATTTCCAGTACCCTGCACGCCTGCCGCGTGACCTCTGGCTGCTGCCCTGGGCGGAGCAGCGCCATCCGGCCGCCGTGGCCGAACTGATCCAGAGATTTCCTGCCGATTTGACGACCACTCAGTATTTCTATCCGCCCTCCCCTCGCGTTCAGGGAGATCCGTACCGTGCCGGCCGCTATATCGATGAATGGGGCTGCATCTTCATCAGCATCCAGGACGGTCAGGTCGGCGAGGCGCGCACCCCCCTCCTTGCCGACCTGGCCGATTGGCGGAAGGTGCGGCCGCCTTGGGAGCAGCTGCCACTTAGCGCCCACGATCGGGCGGCGGCGCGGTCGGTCATCAGCCGCTTTTATGAAAGCACCGACTTGTACGTGCTCGCCAACATTTGCCCGCGGCCCTGGGAGCGCTACCAGTTCATCCGCGGCAGCGAGAACGCCTACTACGACCTGGCTGATCCCGATGGCGGTTTGCGCGACCTCCTCGGCGTGATCCACGAATTCAATCTGCGGGAGCTGGAGTTCTGGGCGGCGAGCGAGGTCGACGGCATTCGCTTCATGGACGACTGGGGCAGCCAGGACCGCTTGCTGATCCGGCCTGCGCTTTGGCGGGCCCTTTTCAAACCCCTTTACCGCGACTATTGTGACCTCATTCACGCCGGCGGAAAAAAAGTCTTCATGCATTCCGACGGCTTCATCGAGGAGATCCTTCCAGATCTGATCGAAATCGGCGTGGATGCGCTCAATTGCCAGCTTTTTATCCTGGACCTGGACCGGCTCGCGCAGACAGCAAAGGGGCGGATCACCTTCTGGGGTGAGATCGACCGGCAGCATGTGCTGACGGCCGAAGATCCGGAGGCTGGCCGCGCTGCCGTGCGCCGCATCGCCGAGAAGCTTTACGATCCTGCCGGAGGACTCATCGCCCAGTTTGAATTCGGACTGGGCACCCAACCTGCCACGGCTATCGCGGTATTTGAAGAGTGGCAGCGGTGGGATGAAACCCACCGGATTCATCCATCCATTCATTCCGCGAGGTAA